In one window of Erinaceus europaeus chromosome 17, mEriEur2.1, whole genome shotgun sequence DNA:
- the MS4A13 gene encoding membrane-spanning 4-domains subfamily A member 13 isoform X2 yields the protein MALCMCEKISSADCFVLGAIQIMIGIFCFLMWYLLFTLYWGQFEGVFGIYDPVTYKTGSSLWGIFFIISGASIIRAAIYSTQKHVMVSIIANSVSVLIALSILCLTIVELSTFHSVSYRNFGQAKLGRRISSILISFYLMELAITFIYSTIMSANMVVIRSA from the exons ATGGCTCTGTGTATGTGTGAAAAGATATCTTCAGCAGATTGTTTTGTTTTAGGG GCTATCCAGATTATGATTGGCATCTTTTGTTTTCTCATGTGGTATTTACTATTCACTTTGTATTGGGGACAATTTGAAGGAGTCTTTGGGATTTATGACCCTGTAACATACAAAACAGGATCTTCTTTATGGGGAATTTTT TTTATCATTTCAGGAGCCTCTATAATAAGAGCAGCAATATATTCAACTCAAAAACAT GTGATGGTTTCTATTATTGCGAACTCCGTCAGTGTACTGATCGCACTTTCTATATTATGTCTAACAATAGTTGAGTTGTCTACCTTTCATTCTGTATCATATAGAAATTTTGGGCAAGCG AAACTTGGGAGGAGAATTTCAAGTATTTTAATTTCGTTCTACTTAATGGAACTTGCTATTACATTCATATACTCAACCATCATGAGTGCTAACATG GTCGTCATAAGATCCGCATAG
- the MS4A13 gene encoding membrane-spanning 4-domains subfamily A member 13 isoform X1 encodes MALCMCEKISSADCFVLGAIQIMIGIFCFLMWYLLFTLYWGQFEGVFGIYDPVTYKTGSSLWGIFFIISGASIIRAAIYSTQKHVMVSIIANSVSVLIALSILCLTIVELSTFHSVSYRNFGQAKLGRRISSILISFYLMELAITFIYSTIMSANMCHRHEQRPSEDAESSF; translated from the exons ATGGCTCTGTGTATGTGTGAAAAGATATCTTCAGCAGATTGTTTTGTTTTAGGG GCTATCCAGATTATGATTGGCATCTTTTGTTTTCTCATGTGGTATTTACTATTCACTTTGTATTGGGGACAATTTGAAGGAGTCTTTGGGATTTATGACCCTGTAACATACAAAACAGGATCTTCTTTATGGGGAATTTTT TTTATCATTTCAGGAGCCTCTATAATAAGAGCAGCAATATATTCAACTCAAAAACAT GTGATGGTTTCTATTATTGCGAACTCCGTCAGTGTACTGATCGCACTTTCTATATTATGTCTAACAATAGTTGAGTTGTCTACCTTTCATTCTGTATCATATAGAAATTTTGGGCAAGCG AAACTTGGGAGGAGAATTTCAAGTATTTTAATTTCGTTCTACTTAATGGAACTTGCTATTACATTCATATACTCAACCATCATGAGTGCTAACATG tgtcacAGACATGAACAACGTCCATCAGAGGACGCTGAGAGCAGTTTTTAA